AAGCGGTCATGGTGCGGCAGTGTCGGCGCGCCGGTGCGCGGCCAGTTGCACGTTTCTGCGGTTTGTTGCGCTGCCCCGGCGGCGCGGCGGCGTGCGGGGGTACATTCGCCAGTTCCACGCCGTCGAACCTGCCCACACCTGCGCACGCGCCCAGCCCAGCGTGCCGCATCGACGAGGTGCTGGCCCGCTCCAACGCGCGCCTGCATCGCCGCGCGGCCCTGGGCGACGGGCTGTCGGTAGCACTGTGGTCCAACCAGCGCGACGCCATGCGCTACCAGCCCACGCACCACACCCTGTCGCTTTATCTGCAGGGCGGCCAGGGCACTTTCCGGGAGGATGCGCCCCAGCAGCGCGGCGCGCCGGGCAAGCTGTGCCTGATGCCCGCCGGCCACGTCGTCGATTGGGTGGTGGGCGAGCAGCAACAGTTCCTGCACCTGTACTTCGCCCCTGAGCGCCTGGGCCCGCTGGCGCTGCGCCTGCTGGAGTGTGAGCCGCGCGAGGTGGCGCTGCCCGAGCTGAACTTTGCCGATGACCCGGCGCTGGCCCGCCTGCTGGCGGCCATGGCGGCGCTGGACTGGGCGACGCCCACCTCGCGCCTGCGCGCCAACGAGTTCGGCCACGCCGCGTTGGCGCAGCTGCTGATGGCGCACAGCCGGCGGGTGCGGGGCGTGCTGATGCGCGGCGGCCTGGCGCCGTCGCTGCGCCGCCGGTTGGCCGACTGGTTGCAGGCGCGACTGGCCGAGCCGGTCACCGTGGGCGAGATGGCGGCGTTCTGCGCCCTGTCAGAACACCACTTCGCGCACGCGTTTCGTATCTCGTTCGGCTGCGCGCCGCATGCGTGGCTGGCCGCGCAGCGCCTGGAACGCGCGGCCGATCTGCTGCGCGGGCCCCATCACCAAGCAGGGCTGGAGGCGGTGGCGGTGGCCAGTGGACACGCCAGCGCCAGCCACCTGGTTCGCCGCTTTCGCGCCGCGCGCGGGGTCACGCCGGGGCAATACCGCGCCGCAAGCCGGGGCTGAGCGCGTTGCCGCCATAAAAAAAACCGCAGCCTGAGCTGCGGTTCTTGAGGGGTGGCGCGGGGCTGGCTCAGGCGTACTCTGCCAGCGCAGCTTTCATCTTCTTCATGGCCGCCACCTCGATCTGGCGGATGCGCTCGGCGCTCACGCCGTATTCGGCCGCCAGTTCATGCAGCGTCATGCCGCCCGAGCCGTCGTCGTTCACATTCAGCCAGCGCTCGGTCACGATGCGGCGGCTGCGCTCATCCAGGCTTTTCAGCGCCGTGGCAATGCCTTCGGTGGCCAGCGCGTCGCGCTGGGCCGATTCGATCATCGCCGTGGGCTCATGGTGCGCGTCCGACAGGTAAGCGATGGGGCCAAAAGCCTGTTCGCCATCGCTGTCTGCGGGCGTCGGGTCCAGCAGCACGTCGCCGCCAGACAGGCGCGTTTCCATCTCGCGCACTTCCTCGGGCTTGACGTTCAACTGCGTCGCCACCACGTCGATCTGCGCATCCGTCAGCACATCGCGGTGGGTGATGTCGGCTTCGGCGTCCTCGGCCTTGAAACCTTGCTTCATGGACCGCAGGTTGAAGAACAGCTTGCGCTGGGCCTTGGTGGTCGCCACCTTCACCAGGCGCCAGTTCTTCAGGATGTATTCGTGAATCTCGGCCTTGATCCAGTGCAGGGCGTAGCTGACCAGGCGCACGCCTTGGTCAGGGTTGAAGCGCTTGACGGCCTTCATCAGGCCGACGTTGCCTTCCTGAATCAGGTCGGCGTGCGGCAGGCCATAGCCCAGGTACTGGCGCGAGGTGGAAACCACCAGGCGCAGGTGCGACAACACCAGTTTGCCGGCGGCTTCCAGGTTGTCGTCATCGCGCAGCTCGCGGGCAAAGCGCTGCTCTTCCTCTTGGGTAAGCATGGGCAGCCGATTGACGGCGGTGATGTACGCATCCAGGTTGCCCAGCGGCGGAACGACGGCCCACGGATTGGCCAGCGCTACAGCGCCAGAGCTGGAGGCGGTATCCATACGGGTCATCTTGGAATGTCCTTTCATATTGCTCAGGTAATCTTAGCACTCTCTTCGATTGAGTGCCAAAGCGAAAGTTCCGTGCCCAGAGGGAGTATTGGCTGACAAAGCTGCTGTGCCGGTCGGTTTGCAGAATCAGGCTGAAAACCATTGAATATCAAAGACTTAACAGTCTGGCCGGCGGCGCCTGCCTTGCAGGAAGTCCACTTGCGCTCTAGGGCATTGCTGCATTCTTGCGGTGTGGCGAGCGCTGGCGTGTAGGCGGTTGCCGCGCTCGCTCGTCGCGCCGTTGCGCGAACGGGGTCACATTGGGCCGGTGCAGAGCTGGACTAGCTGCTTCCGCGCGGGCCAGGCGCGGGCTTGTGGGCCGGGGCCGCGCGTTTCGCCCTGAAGTGCACGGCTGCAGCGGAAGCAATTCGCTATGCAAAATATAGCTGCTAGCGCTGCACTCACCTGCGCTGGAGCCCATTTTCTTCAATAGCGATTGGAGAAGTTGGCGCTGATGCGCTGGCGCAGGTACTCTGCCCCGGTGATCGGTGGGTACTTCTTCCCGGGCCCTTCGATGACAGCGTCTTCATTGGCCTGGCAGAAGAAAGCCAGGCTGTAGCGGGCGCCCTGGTATTCATGCGGCAACGGGTTGCGCACGCGATGGAAGTTGCTGGGCAGTTGGTCGTCGCTCCAGCGGGTGAGCATGTCGCCGATGTTGCAGGTGATCACCCCTTCGGCCGGCTCCACGCTGGTCCATTGGCGGCCCTCAGCTTCCTTGCCCGGCAGCACCTGCAGCCCACCCTGGCCGGGGCGCTGGAAGAGCAGCGTGAGGCAATCGAAGTCGGTGTGCGCGCCTGCCCGCCATAAGCCCAGCTCGTCCTTAAGTGCAGGGTCGACGGCAAAGTAGTGCAGCATGCGCAAGGTGCTCTGGTAGCTGGGCAACTGCGGGTCGTGGGCCCGGGTGAAGAATTCGGGGTCGAAGCCCAGCTTGAAAGCAAAGCACGAGAGCAGGCGCATCCCCACTTCCCAGCACTGGCGCTCAAACGCCAGCGTGGCCGCCTGGAAGCCGGGCAGTTCCGCCTCGCTGGGCCACAGTCCGGCCATGCGCGGGCGGGTGATCTGATAAGACTCTTTCTGGTCGGGGGTGCGGGTAGATGGGCGGATCTGCGCCTTGTGTTCCCACCCAGCGTTGCGCGCCAGGGGCCACTGGGCCTTGGTTTCGGCGGGTAGATCAAAGAACGCCTCGGCACGCTGAAAGGCGGCGCGGATGTCCTCCACGGGAATGCCGTGGTGCGTCACCTGAAAGAAGCCGATATCGACCGAGGCGCTCCAGAGCTGCTCAGCGATTTCCTCCTTGCGGCGAGCGAAGTCCGAAATGTCGATGCGGCGCACTTCGCGAGCGGAGGTTTCGCCGTCCATCGCGCCGCCCATGCGCGATTCTTTTTCCAGCTCACCCAGAACGTCGGGGGCTGCGGAGGGTTCGTAAACAGAGGGTGAGGAGCTTGGCATGGTGATGACCTTACGTGGTGCGGGTGAACCATGGCCCATGGCAGACGGATGGCGCGCGTGACATGAGCCGCTTGAAGGAACCAGGGCCGCAGTGATGGTCTGCCGGCTTTCCTTCCGGAAAGTCGCGGTACGCACTTCGGCCCACTTCAAGAGCAATGACCCGCCAAGCCGGGCACGCTGGGCGCCTGGCTGGGGCTGAACGCTTCTACTCTCAGCTCTCGTCTCAAGCAATTTGCAGACCAGGCTTGGCCGTGCATGTGGCGCTTTGACGCGTGGCCTGCGTACGGCCGTAGCCCCAAGCGAGGGCGCAGGTGCACCGACGTGGGTGGGCGCTGCACCACAACAAGGCCGGTAGCACCGGCATGCCAGGTCAGTTCAGGGGCCCGCCAGGGCATGGCAACGCCGAGCGGGCGTGCAGATCTTTCGGCACGCGACTTGCGTACCGTGCGTATTGAGTAGAAGCGTTCAGCGCCTGCGGCCGACGGTGGCAGGCGCCCGGAAATTGCTCAGTTCGCACCGATTCGCCGGCGGCCATCGTCTGCGCGTCGGGCCTGTTGACTGAACCCGAGCCCTTGCCATGCAACGACGCCACTTTCTCAGCACCTCCCTTGCCTCCACCTGCGCCACGCTGATGGGCACCAGCATCATGGCCCCCGCCGTGCATGCCCAGCCCCTGACACCCCTGAAGTTCACCCTGGACTTTCGTATCACCAGCCAGACTTCGCCCTTTTTCCTCGCGCAGGCCAAGGGCTACTACAAAGATGAGGGGCTACAGGTCGATATCGACGTGGGCTCCGGCTCGGTCGCTTCGATCATGCGCGTGGCCAGCGGCGTGTACGACCTGGGTCTGGGCGACATCAGTTCCCTGGTGGAGTTTCACGCGCAGAACCCTGAAACGCCTGTGCAGGCCATCTACCAGTACTACAACCGCGCGCCCTTCGTCATCATTGGGCGCAAGGATCGCGGCATTACCACCGACTTCCGTTCGCTCAAGGGCAAGAAGGTGGCGGCGGCGGCCGTGGAGTCCACGCGCCGCAGTTGGCCCATGGTCGCCAGGGCGCTCAAGATTCAGCCGGATCTGTTCGAGTGGGTGACCACCGATTTCAGTGCGCGCGATAACGTGATGGTTCGCGGCGACGTGGATGCCGCCACCTACTTCCACGACTCGGCGGTGTCGTTGTTTGCGCGCATGCCGCCCAAGGATCTGTCGGTGCTCGAATATGCCAAGACCGGCCTCAACCTGTACGGCAACGCCATCGTTGCAGGCAAGCTGCTGCGGGACAAGCCCGATGTCGCCAAAGCCTTTCTGCGTGCCAGCAACCGGGCGCTGCGCGAGACACTGGCCAATCCCGAGGCCGCGCTGGCCGCCGTGAAGGCGCGCGAGCCGATTCTGAACACCGATGTCGAGCGAGAGCGCTGGGCGATCACGCGCCAATATCTGCAGACCGCAGAAACTCAGGCCATCGGTCTAGGTGCCGTGCAACCGGCTGTGCTGACCAATCAGATCAACGAAGTGGCGACCGTCTTTGGCCTGGCGCGCAAGCCCACGCCGGATCGCGTCTTCAACCCCGCGTTCTTGCCCGCAGCCGCCGACCGCAAGGCTGCCGCATGAGCGCCCAAGGTGAAGTCCCCATGGGCCTTCCGCAGGAAGTCGCGCTGAGTGAGCGCGATGGACAGTACCTGCTTCATGCCATTGCCATGGCGGACAAGGCCCGCGAGCGTGGCAACCGGCCGTTCGGTGCGGTGATCGTGGCCGCAGACGGCCAGGTGTTGGCGCAAGCGTGGAACGCCACGGCCGAAACCGGTGATTGCACTGCGCACGCCGAGACCTCGGCCATCCGAATGGCCAGCCCGAGCCATAGCCGCGACGCGCTGGCCACCGCCACGCTGTACTCGTCTGGCGAACCCTGCGTGATGTGCGCGGGCGCCATCTATTGGTCGAACATCGGCCGCGTGGTGTACGGCATCGACGCGGTGCGGCTGCGCGTGTTTCGCGGCGAGCGGCTGGATCAGCGCGATGCCGAGCTGTCTTGCCGCGACGTCTTCGACGCCTCGCCGCGCGCCATTGATTGCCTGGGTCCCGCGTTGATCGCGCAGGCCAGCGCATCGCATCAGGGCGGTTGGAAGGCGTGAAGCCGCCTCTGCGGCCTCGGTGGAGGCGCAAGCGGTTTCGAAGGTCGCTGGCGCGCCTCTTGCGCGCCGCGCGGCCCCGCTCGGATTGGCCTGCCCGCCAAGCTCTGCAGGTTCAAGACGCTCGCGCGGGCCGCCGTTGGATGGCCGAACAGGCGGCCTCAGGCCCTGGCCGCGTTGCCGCTTTGCAGCGCCAGGCTCAGCTGCACCGTGCAGGCGTCGCCGGGGGTGGGTTGTTCGGTGAAGCCCAGGCGCCGGCCCAGCGCGCGCATGCCTTCGTTTTCCGCCAGGATGGTGGCGACCAGGCGCTGCGTGCCGGCAGCGCGCTGGTAGGTGATCAGCCGCTGCAGCAGCAAGCGCCCCAGGCCCCGGCCCTTCAGGTCGGCGCGCAGGATGATGCCGAACTCGGCCTGCACATTGTCCGGGTCGGCAATGGCACGCGCCACGCCCAGGGTTTGCGGGGTGCCGCTGGCGTCGTCGGCGGTGGCGATGAAGGCCATTTCGCGCGTGTAGTCGATCTGCACGAGGCGGGCCAGCTCGGTGCGCTCCAGCCGTGGGCGGCTGTGGAAGAAGCGCATGCGCATGTCGTCGGGGGCCAGCGCGTCGATAAAGGCGCGGTGCGCGGGCTCGTCTTCTGGGCGCACCGGGCGGATGGTGATGCGCCGGCCGTCCCATTCCAGGGTTTCGCTCAGGCCCGACGGGTACGGCTGAATGGCGAAATGCCGCGCCCCCGCAGGGCACGCGGCGCTGACGCGCACGCGCGCGTCCAGCGCAATGGCGCCCTCGTGGTTGACCAGCAGCGGGTTGATGTCCAGCTCGGCCAGCTCGGGAATGTCCGCCAGCAGTTGCGATACAGCTTCCAGCGTTCGCACCACCGCGTCTTCGTCGGCGGGTGGCACGTCGCGGTAGCCCTTGAGCAGGCGCGCCACGCGCGTGCGGCCGATCAGGGCGCGCGCCAGCGGGGTGTTCAGCGGCGGCAGCGCCGTGGCGCTGTCCTTCGTCACCTCGACCGCCACGCCGCCCTGGCCGAACAGGATGATGGGGCCGAAAACGCGGTCGATGCTGGCGCCGATGATCAGCTCTTGCGCCTTGGCCAGCTTGACCATCTGCTGCACGGTAAAGCC
This genomic interval from Ottowia oryzae contains the following:
- a CDS encoding AraC family transcriptional regulator; amino-acid sequence: MLRCPGGAAACGGTFASSTPSNLPTPAHAPSPACRIDEVLARSNARLHRRAALGDGLSVALWSNQRDAMRYQPTHHTLSLYLQGGQGTFREDAPQQRGAPGKLCLMPAGHVVDWVVGEQQQFLHLYFAPERLGPLALRLLECEPREVALPELNFADDPALARLLAAMAALDWATPTSRLRANEFGHAALAQLLMAHSRRVRGVLMRGGLAPSLRRRLADWLQARLAEPVTVGEMAAFCALSEHHFAHAFRISFGCAPHAWLAAQRLERAADLLRGPHHQAGLEAVAVASGHASASHLVRRFRAARGVTPGQYRAASRG
- the rpoH gene encoding RNA polymerase sigma factor RpoH, yielding MDTASSSGAVALANPWAVVPPLGNLDAYITAVNRLPMLTQEEEQRFARELRDDDNLEAAGKLVLSHLRLVVSTSRQYLGYGLPHADLIQEGNVGLMKAVKRFNPDQGVRLVSYALHWIKAEIHEYILKNWRLVKVATTKAQRKLFFNLRSMKQGFKAEDAEADITHRDVLTDAQIDVVATQLNVKPEEVREMETRLSGGDVLLDPTPADSDGEQAFGPIAYLSDAHHEPTAMIESAQRDALATEGIATALKSLDERSRRIVTERWLNVNDDGSGGMTLHELAAEYGVSAERIRQIEVAAMKKMKAALAEYA
- a CDS encoding isopenicillin N synthase family dioxygenase, translating into MPSSSPSVYEPSAAPDVLGELEKESRMGGAMDGETSAREVRRIDISDFARRKEEIAEQLWSASVDIGFFQVTHHGIPVEDIRAAFQRAEAFFDLPAETKAQWPLARNAGWEHKAQIRPSTRTPDQKESYQITRPRMAGLWPSEAELPGFQAATLAFERQCWEVGMRLLSCFAFKLGFDPEFFTRAHDPQLPSYQSTLRMLHYFAVDPALKDELGLWRAGAHTDFDCLTLLFQRPGQGGLQVLPGKEAEGRQWTSVEPAEGVITCNIGDMLTRWSDDQLPSNFHRVRNPLPHEYQGARYSLAFFCQANEDAVIEGPGKKYPPITGAEYLRQRISANFSNRY
- a CDS encoding ABC transporter substrate-binding protein; this translates as MQRRHFLSTSLASTCATLMGTSIMAPAVHAQPLTPLKFTLDFRITSQTSPFFLAQAKGYYKDEGLQVDIDVGSGSVASIMRVASGVYDLGLGDISSLVEFHAQNPETPVQAIYQYYNRAPFVIIGRKDRGITTDFRSLKGKKVAAAAVESTRRSWPMVARALKIQPDLFEWVTTDFSARDNVMVRGDVDAATYFHDSAVSLFARMPPKDLSVLEYAKTGLNLYGNAIVAGKLLRDKPDVAKAFLRASNRALRETLANPEAALAAVKAREPILNTDVERERWAITRQYLQTAETQAIGLGAVQPAVLTNQINEVATVFGLARKPTPDRVFNPAFLPAAADRKAAA
- a CDS encoding nucleoside deaminase, which produces MGLPQEVALSERDGQYLLHAIAMADKARERGNRPFGAVIVAADGQVLAQAWNATAETGDCTAHAETSAIRMASPSHSRDALATATLYSSGEPCVMCAGAIYWSNIGRVVYGIDAVRLRVFRGERLDQRDAELSCRDVFDASPRAIDCLGPALIAQASASHQGGWKA